One genomic window of Halorhabdus sp. CBA1104 includes the following:
- a CDS encoding M20 family metallopeptidase, with protein MNPRELTRELIAIPSHRGPDTDEDAAGKWLAEWLEDRTDATVQHDDAGNVIARRGEGTTLAFVGHHDVVPPDEDQITDGEYVIAERDGRLCGRGSADMKGSLAAMCCAFRDVPVPDGVELVVASFAGEEQGGEGCRAAIDTGFTPEYAVVGEGSTGYSRAGVTDVAIAHKGRRGSTIVAEGEAAHASEVEAGENAIYRASDAVDVLRDLPFPSTAVQGHAVEGSLAVTEIDGGSAWNVIPERCELTVDERTVPADRAPIERVETIDGVSWTVEQDLPPMACGDRAFADAVLTVAADIQDGEPEHVVKPHATDAGWLADRAGTECVIAGAAEPGEAHTAGESVSLSVVDRCYRLYRDLPAAFADRVA; from the coding sequence ATGAATCCTCGTGAGCTAACGCGCGAACTTATCGCGATCCCGAGCCACCGCGGTCCGGACACCGACGAGGACGCCGCTGGCAAGTGGCTCGCCGAGTGGCTCGAAGATCGGACCGATGCCACGGTCCAGCACGACGACGCCGGGAACGTGATCGCCCGCCGTGGCGAGGGGACGACACTCGCCTTCGTCGGCCACCACGACGTCGTCCCGCCGGACGAGGACCAGATCACGGACGGCGAGTACGTCATCGCGGAACGCGACGGTCGCCTCTGCGGTCGGGGCAGTGCCGACATGAAAGGGTCGCTGGCCGCGATGTGCTGTGCCTTCCGGGACGTTCCGGTTCCTGACGGCGTCGAACTCGTCGTCGCTTCCTTCGCTGGCGAAGAACAGGGCGGTGAGGGCTGCCGGGCGGCCATCGATACTGGATTCACTCCCGAGTACGCCGTCGTCGGTGAGGGCTCGACTGGCTACTCCAGGGCGGGCGTCACCGACGTCGCGATTGCCCACAAGGGGCGTCGCGGGAGCACGATCGTCGCCGAGGGCGAGGCGGCCCACGCCAGTGAGGTCGAGGCGGGCGAGAACGCGATTTATCGGGCAAGCGATGCCGTAGACGTACTCCGGGACCTTCCGTTCCCGTCGACGGCCGTCCAGGGCCACGCTGTCGAGGGAAGCCTCGCCGTCACGGAGATCGACGGTGGGTCGGCCTGGAATGTCATTCCCGAACGCTGTGAACTCACTGTCGACGAACGCACGGTACCTGCCGATCGCGCGCCGATCGAGCGCGTCGAGACGATCGATGGCGTCTCCTGGACCGTCGAGCAGGATCTGCCGCCGATGGCCTGCGGGGACCGAGCGTTCGCCGACGCTGTGCTGACAGTGGCCGCGGATATACAGGACGGCGAGCCCGAACACGTCGTCAAACCGCACGCGACCGACGCCGGCTGGCTCGCCGATCGGGCCGGGACTGAGTGTGTAATCGCCGGCGCAGCCGAGCCGGGTGAGGCCCACACGGCCGGCGAGAGTGTCTCGTTGTCGGTGGTCGATCGCTGTTACCGACTCTATCGAGACCTTCCGGCCGCTTTTGCCGACCGAGTGGCCTGA
- a CDS encoding energy-coupling factor ABC transporter ATP-binding protein: MNALAARGLAFAYPDGTAALDGIDLTIEAGQRVAILGPNGAGKSTLLSLLAGLREPAGGEVSYFETDKAADELRDRIAHCPQAPADYLFNATVREDLEYGPAQLGIDRSEAEGRVDDLAAAFALDGLLDKPPFRLSGGEQRRAALAAALAVDPDLLLLDEPVADVDAGHRETILDALDARNEAGTTIVVSTPDADLVPRIADRVVLLDRAGTIVRDGPVRDVLTDGDLLREVGVSPPQLVEAFQRAGLDDPPLTVADAADRLRDRDER, from the coding sequence GTGAACGCCCTCGCGGCCCGTGGCCTCGCGTTCGCCTATCCCGACGGGACGGCCGCCCTCGACGGGATCGACCTGACGATCGAGGCGGGCCAACGGGTGGCGATCCTCGGCCCCAACGGCGCGGGCAAGTCTACCCTGTTGTCGCTGCTTGCCGGCTTGCGTGAGCCAGCCGGTGGCGAGGTGTCCTACTTCGAGACGGACAAAGCGGCCGACGAACTCCGGGACCGGATCGCTCATTGCCCGCAAGCACCTGCGGACTACCTGTTCAACGCGACCGTTCGGGAGGATCTAGAATACGGTCCCGCCCAGCTCGGTATCGACCGGTCGGAGGCTGAGGGGCGGGTCGACGACCTCGCGGCTGCGTTCGCCCTCGATGGGTTGCTGGACAAGCCACCTTTTCGACTGAGTGGTGGCGAGCAACGCCGGGCTGCCCTGGCGGCCGCACTGGCCGTCGATCCCGACCTGCTCTTGCTCGATGAGCCTGTGGCGGACGTAGACGCCGGCCACCGGGAGACGATCCTCGACGCACTCGACGCCCGCAACGAGGCGGGGACCACGATCGTCGTCTCGACTCCAGACGCCGACCTGGTGCCCCGGATCGCCGATCGGGTCGTCCTGCTGGATCGTGCCGGCACGATCGTCCGGGACGGTCCCGTCCGGGACGTGCTCACCGATGGCGACCTCCTCCGGGAAGTAGGTGTCTCACCCCCGCAACTCGTCGAGGCCTTCCAGCGGGCCGGCCTCGACGACCCGCCCCTGACTGTCGCGGACGCTGCCGATCGCTTACGCGACCGCGACGAGCGGTGA
- a CDS encoding energy-coupling factor transporter transmembrane protein EcfT: MTPVDPVGRSAGTLTDRARGLLRAERVATRSGWLQAVHPVLTLFGIGGLIAVTVTFDAPGPPAAMLGLTIALAALSRVPLLTHGLRTAVPMAVSLVIVAPQAVLLPGETLSGPLTVPGVTYAATFSLRVGASVSLLGLLLSTTRFASVLGALRTVRVPRPAVALLAITYRYLLVVFEELSRLVLARRSRRIRPASLRASWREAGSLLGTFLLRALDRGERVGRAARSRGGTAGRTYATRHGIGLADAAFAFVVFATVAAGVLLP; this comes from the coding sequence GTGACCCCCGTTGATCCAGTCGGGCGATCGGCCGGCACGCTAACCGATCGAGCGCGGGGCCTCCTGCGTGCGGAACGCGTCGCTACCCGGTCGGGCTGGCTTCAGGCCGTCCATCCCGTCCTCACGCTTTTTGGGATCGGTGGGCTGATCGCTGTCACTGTCACGTTCGACGCCCCGGGGCCACCAGCGGCTATGCTCGGGCTGACGATCGCGCTGGCTGCCCTCTCCCGCGTGCCGTTGCTCACCCACGGGCTCCGGACGGCCGTGCCGATGGCCGTCTCGCTGGTGATCGTCGCGCCACAGGCTGTCTTGCTTCCGGGCGAAACGCTCTCCGGCCCTCTCACTGTTCCGGGCGTCACATACGCGGCGACGTTTTCCCTCCGGGTCGGGGCAAGTGTCTCACTGCTCGGACTGTTGCTGTCGACCACGCGGTTTGCCTCGGTGCTGGGTGCTCTCCGAACGGTTCGCGTCCCGCGACCGGCCGTCGCGTTGCTCGCGATCACCTACCGGTATCTACTGGTCGTTTTCGAGGAACTCTCGCGGCTGGTGCTCGCTCGTCGGAGCCGGCGAATCCGTCCCGCGAGTCTCCGGGCGTCCTGGCGGGAAGCCGGGTCGTTGCTGGGGACTTTCCTTCTGCGGGCACTCGATCGCGGTGAGCGGGTCGGTCGCGCGGCTCGCTCACGTGGTGGCACGGCCGGGCGGACCTACGCTACCCGCCACGGTATCGGCCTCGCCGACGCCGCCTTCGCGTTCGTCGTCTTCGCGACGGTCGCCGCGGGGGTGTTGCTGCCGTGA
- a CDS encoding PDGLE domain-containing protein: MNYTEPLEHAAETTDATAHAVTTLPGLLPDYGLAGVDPYVGTLVSGFLGAALVLVIGWLAGRPLTPDSDPR, translated from the coding sequence GTGAACTACACCGAGCCATTAGAACACGCCGCGGAGACGACGGACGCGACCGCTCATGCCGTGACGACGCTACCGGGTCTGTTGCCGGACTATGGCCTCGCTGGTGTCGATCCATACGTCGGCACGCTCGTCTCGGGATTCCTCGGGGCGGCCCTCGTCTTGGTCATCGGGTGGCTCGCCGGGCGACCACTGACCCCAGACAGTGACCCCCGTTGA
- the nikR gene encoding nickel-responsive transcriptional regulator NikR, which yields MTEDLDRVSLTLPPAMTDQLDGIVEEWDYASRSEAIRDALRDFFTSYAWEGGNETRHYGTIVIAHEHDHESDVAGRLQTIQHEYADVVTSVQHIHLSEDRCMETLVVGGTAGQIDELANRLRALEGVKQVKVVVVGGVETDSHGHEHSHDHDHGHTHATEK from the coding sequence ATGACCGAGGATTTAGACCGGGTGAGCCTGACGCTGCCCCCAGCGATGACCGACCAGCTCGACGGGATCGTCGAGGAGTGGGACTACGCGAGTCGATCGGAAGCCATCCGGGACGCCCTTCGGGACTTCTTTACGAGCTACGCGTGGGAGGGTGGCAACGAGACGCGCCACTACGGGACGATCGTCATCGCCCACGAACACGACCACGAAAGCGACGTGGCCGGTCGCCTCCAGACGATCCAACACGAATACGCCGACGTCGTCACTTCAGTCCAACACATCCACCTCTCGGAAGACCGGTGTATGGAGACCCTGGTCGTCGGTGGGACCGCCGGACAAATCGACGAACTCGCCAATCGACTGCGAGCACTGGAAGGCGTCAAACAGGTCAAAGTCGTCGTTGTCGGCGGGGTCGAGACCGACAGCCACGGCCACGAACACAGCCACGATCACGACCACGGACACACGCACGCCACCGAAAAGTAG
- a CDS encoding TrmB family transcriptional regulator → MPARPNLQTVVLSMSAQDAIAALERLGLSNYGARVFVALQQLGTGTAETISDVSEVPRSQVYGAADDLVERGLVEVTETTPKEYRPVSLGAAREQLTAELERERDRAFENLDAIRDEAANQQGSQGVSTLRGRQPIDERIADLLASATEVAVFVAPEADSLSTEIVDALRARASAGVAVTLVTATAALQDRFAADPLEVIVMGEDNPADFAGRALMVDEATILLAVATGGDSVTEEALWTAESSIGRILAAFMQSGMASGRERNSDGESA, encoded by the coding sequence GTGCCGGCCCGTCCAAACCTGCAGACAGTCGTTCTCTCTATGAGTGCCCAGGATGCAATCGCCGCCTTGGAGCGACTCGGGCTTTCGAACTACGGGGCGCGGGTGTTCGTCGCGCTCCAGCAATTGGGTACTGGGACTGCCGAGACGATCAGTGACGTCTCAGAGGTCCCGCGGTCGCAGGTCTACGGTGCGGCGGACGACCTCGTCGAACGCGGGCTGGTCGAGGTGACCGAGACGACACCAAAGGAGTACCGGCCGGTCAGTCTCGGGGCCGCCCGCGAGCAACTGACGGCGGAACTGGAACGTGAACGCGACCGAGCCTTCGAGAATTTGGATGCCATCCGGGACGAAGCAGCCAACCAGCAGGGGAGCCAGGGCGTCTCCACGTTGCGCGGTCGCCAGCCGATCGACGAACGCATCGCCGACCTCCTCGCCTCGGCCACTGAAGTGGCCGTCTTCGTCGCTCCTGAGGCTGACTCGCTGTCGACCGAGATTGTCGATGCGTTGCGTGCACGCGCTAGTGCTGGCGTCGCGGTCACGCTTGTGACTGCTACAGCGGCCCTGCAGGATCGGTTCGCGGCCGATCCGCTAGAGGTGATCGTCATGGGTGAGGACAACCCGGCTGATTTCGCCGGGCGAGCACTGATGGTCGACGAGGCGACGATCTTACTCGCCGTCGCGACCGGTGGGGATAGCGTCACAGAGGAGGCGCTGTGGACGGCCGAGTCGAGCATCGGTCGCATTTTGGCGGCGTTCATGCAGTCCGGGATGGCATCCGGACGCGAACGCAACTCCGATGGCGAGTCCGCCTGA
- a CDS encoding RND family transporter, whose product MNTVERYAAFVTTHSKLVIALMLVATLVVGAGAGSVDSGLTIASFESDSPEAQALDRIDANFTTEGENTSVVQIVVRGENVLSKSSLLETLRLQQAIRDDPAIEGTLTERQPVVGLANVVATTAMAETESGEATGPPDSAQGMAPLDAQIEHLDSLSPARVEAIVAAVLDPDREVAGPTDPYSLLSTDYEAGATTATGRVLFVFQDTGGAGGDDLPTELVEAQFAIEDLAEETVQSGEQFVFGAGIVNERSAQATGESFALISPIALLLLVTILGLAYRDVLDVLLGLVGVVLVLVWMAGFMGWVGIGVTQILIAVPFLLIGLSIDYALHVVMRYREAQLDETDWTPRSAMRRGLAGVVVAIGAATVTTAVGFASNVVSPITSIQEFGLVSAAGIGSAFLVFGVLLPPLKVELDSLLQRIGFSRAKRPLGRSGIAGRVLGVGAELAQRAPVAVVVVAVLLSAGGGVAATDIDTSIDQVDFLPTDSPDWMDSLPEGLQPGDYDIRENAIYLNEKFVQSRDQSRASFLIEGPVTEPDTLDGLWAGERALANTSTAVTLADGQLRVTGPVETIDRVAQQNETVAGLVAANDPDDDGLPEENLTAIYDAVSEAAPEEASAVFARSDGTYTALRVSVGLVGGADTGTVTSEMREVATTMEGDSNRRVTATGRPIVQELVQRGLLTTLVWGFLLTFVVIAAFLTVIFWRRYETASLGAVVIAPVVLAQAWIFGTMYLAGISFNTETAIVASIGIGIGVDYAIHIGDRFLDERHQQGDPIAALRRTVRGTGGALLGSAISTAGGFAVLMLALVPSLQRFGFVTATAIVYAFLASVIVLPSLLVLWSRYVDRSVSVDPSAE is encoded by the coding sequence ATGAACACAGTCGAACGGTACGCGGCGTTCGTAACGACCCATAGCAAGCTCGTGATTGCGCTCATGCTCGTGGCGACGCTGGTCGTCGGGGCGGGGGCGGGGAGCGTCGATTCGGGACTCACGATCGCGAGTTTCGAGAGCGATTCGCCCGAGGCACAGGCGCTCGATCGTATCGACGCGAACTTCACGACCGAGGGTGAGAACACGAGCGTCGTCCAGATCGTCGTTCGCGGCGAGAACGTCCTCTCGAAATCCTCGCTGCTGGAAACGCTACGCCTCCAGCAGGCCATCAGGGACGATCCAGCCATCGAGGGGACGCTCACGGAGCGCCAGCCGGTCGTGGGGCTCGCGAACGTCGTCGCGACGACGGCAATGGCCGAAACCGAGTCCGGCGAAGCGACTGGCCCACCAGACAGCGCGCAGGGAATGGCCCCGCTGGACGCCCAGATCGAGCACCTCGACTCGCTGTCACCAGCGCGCGTCGAGGCGATCGTCGCGGCTGTCCTCGATCCAGACCGAGAGGTTGCGGGGCCGACCGATCCCTACTCGTTGCTCTCGACGGACTACGAGGCCGGCGCGACGACGGCTACGGGCCGGGTCCTGTTCGTCTTCCAGGACACTGGCGGCGCGGGCGGCGACGACCTCCCGACCGAACTGGTCGAGGCCCAGTTCGCCATCGAGGACCTGGCCGAGGAGACGGTTCAGTCCGGCGAGCAGTTCGTCTTCGGAGCAGGGATCGTCAACGAGCGCTCGGCCCAGGCCACGGGCGAGAGTTTCGCGCTGATCTCGCCGATCGCCCTGCTGTTGCTCGTGACGATTCTGGGGCTGGCCTACCGTGACGTACTGGACGTCCTGCTGGGACTGGTCGGCGTTGTCCTCGTACTGGTCTGGATGGCTGGCTTCATGGGCTGGGTCGGGATCGGCGTCACGCAGATCCTGATCGCCGTTCCCTTCCTGCTGATTGGCCTCTCGATCGACTACGCGTTGCACGTCGTCATGCGCTATCGGGAGGCCCAACTCGACGAGACCGACTGGACGCCCCGCTCGGCCATGCGGCGTGGACTCGCGGGCGTCGTGGTCGCGATCGGTGCGGCGACAGTCACCACCGCCGTCGGATTCGCCTCGAACGTCGTCAGTCCCATCACGTCGATCCAGGAGTTCGGCCTGGTCAGTGCGGCCGGGATCGGCTCGGCGTTCCTGGTCTTTGGCGTCCTCCTGCCGCCGCTGAAAGTCGAACTCGACAGTCTCCTCCAGCGGATCGGCTTCTCGCGGGCGAAACGCCCGCTGGGCCGAAGTGGGATCGCCGGCCGCGTCCTGGGCGTCGGGGCCGAGTTGGCCCAGCGAGCGCCCGTGGCCGTCGTCGTCGTGGCCGTCCTGTTGAGCGCCGGCGGCGGCGTCGCGGCGACGGACATCGACACCTCGATCGACCAGGTGGACTTCCTGCCGACCGATTCCCCCGACTGGATGGACTCACTGCCAGAGGGGCTCCAGCCCGGCGACTACGACATCCGGGAAAACGCCATCTACCTCAACGAGAAATTCGTCCAGTCCAGGGACCAATCGCGGGCGTCGTTCCTGATCGAGGGGCCCGTCACTGAGCCAGACACGCTCGATGGGCTGTGGGCCGGCGAGCGCGCACTCGCGAATACGTCGACGGCCGTCACCCTGGCCGACGGGCAACTCCGCGTGACCGGGCCTGTCGAGACGATCGATCGCGTGGCCCAGCAAAACGAGACGGTCGCGGGCCTGGTCGCCGCGAACGATCCCGACGACGACGGCCTTCCGGAGGAGAATCTGACGGCGATCTACGATGCCGTCTCCGAGGCTGCCCCCGAGGAAGCGAGTGCGGTCTTCGCCCGGAGCGACGGCACGTACACGGCCCTGCGTGTCTCGGTCGGCCTCGTCGGCGGGGCCGACACCGGCACCGTGACGAGCGAGATGCGCGAGGTCGCGACGACGATGGAGGGAGACTCGAACCGCCGAGTGACGGCCACCGGCCGGCCGATCGTCCAGGAACTCGTCCAGCGGGGCCTGCTCACTACGCTCGTGTGGGGCTTCCTGCTGACGTTCGTAGTTATCGCCGCCTTCCTGACGGTGATCTTCTGGCGGCGCTACGAGACGGCCTCGCTGGGGGCCGTCGTCATCGCGCCGGTGGTACTCGCCCAGGCCTGGATCTTCGGGACGATGTACCTGGCCGGGATCTCCTTCAACACCGAGACGGCGATCGTCGCCTCGATCGGGATCGGGATCGGCGTCGACTACGCCATCCACATCGGCGATCGATTCCTCGACGAACGCCACCAGCAGGGTGACCCGATCGCCGCGCTCAGGCGGACAGTCCGGGGAACCGGCGGTGCACTACTGGGCAGTGCGATCTCGACAGCCGGCGGGTTCGCCGTGCTCATGCTCGCCTTAGTCCCCTCGTTGCAGCGCTTTGGGTTCGTCACCGCGACGGCGATCGTCTATGCGTTCCTCGCGAGCGTGATCGTCCTGCCGAGTCTGCTGGTGCTGTGGAGTCGCTACGTCGATAGGTCGGTCAGTGTGGATCCGTCAGCCGAGTAA
- a CDS encoding NAD(P)/FAD-dependent oxidoreductase, with protein sequence MTPNVCVVGAGIAGAGAAYALRERAAVTVFEADAIGGRMVSGTRDGCVYDYGANYVDPPDEQVEAQLQSVVGDDLAVTTDDVWIFDAEGTIEEGRPNQGRKLSGRNGIDEIVAAYLDASGATVHEQTPVAHLSRTDDGWRVTAGGEQRPFDALVVTPPTCEALFEDADWEADLREQLIAARERQSYRTIDSVALHYPFALDVPYYALVNTDKDHAVGWLSRDSCKPGHVPDGEEILIVQLSPAWSAGRPEATPEQAAEAAADHAATLLAEDRLAGPDWWDHDRFTRALPGDRVNPALVEYALPHDLGLAGDWLAGTGRTHAALETGLDAGRRLGKRL encoded by the coding sequence GTGACGCCGAACGTCTGTGTCGTCGGCGCAGGTATCGCTGGGGCCGGGGCAGCCTACGCCCTCCGAGAGCGGGCTGCCGTGACGGTCTTCGAAGCCGACGCCATCGGCGGGCGAATGGTCTCTGGCACCCGGGATGGGTGTGTCTACGATTACGGGGCTAACTACGTCGATCCGCCGGACGAGCAGGTCGAGGCCCAACTCCAGTCGGTCGTCGGTGACGACCTGGCCGTGACCACCGACGACGTCTGGATCTTCGACGCCGAGGGCACGATCGAAGAAGGGCGACCGAATCAAGGCCGGAAACTGAGTGGCCGTAACGGCATCGACGAAATCGTCGCGGCGTATCTCGACGCGAGCGGCGCCACCGTCCACGAGCAGACACCGGTCGCCCATCTTTCGCGCACTGACGATGGCTGGCGGGTGACTGCCGGGGGCGAGCAACGGCCTTTCGACGCGCTCGTGGTGACACCACCGACTTGCGAGGCGCTTTTCGAGGACGCCGACTGGGAGGCCGACCTGCGCGAGCAACTGATCGCAGCCCGGGAACGGCAGTCCTACCGGACGATCGATTCGGTCGCGTTGCACTACCCCTTCGCGCTCGACGTGCCCTACTACGCGCTGGTCAACACTGACAAAGACCACGCGGTCGGCTGGCTCTCCCGGGACTCGTGCAAGCCCGGCCACGTTCCGGACGGCGAGGAAATCCTGATTGTGCAGTTGAGTCCTGCCTGGAGCGCGGGCCGGCCGGAGGCGACGCCCGAACAGGCGGCCGAGGCGGCGGCCGATCACGCGGCGACACTGCTGGCCGAGGACCGGTTGGCCGGCCCCGACTGGTGGGACCACGACCGATTTACCCGCGCGTTGCCGGGTGATCGCGTCAATCCGGCACTGGTCGAGTACGCCCTTCCTCACGACCTCGGACTCGCGGGCGACTGGCTCGCGGGAACGGGCCGAACCCACGCGGCCCTGGAGACCGGCCTGGACGCTGGGCGGCGACTGGGCAAGCGACTGTGA
- the nucS gene encoding endonuclease NucS, whose translation MSDTGDGDQTRPVTARNGPLVDPSPEQARECVERGIDRGALVTVVGRCRVEYDGRASSTLGPGDRLVVLKPDGTALVHTDEGHQPVNWQPPGSTHEVATIDGEVRIESHRTGPDEELRVTFGAIEHVARVDVTDPEDLSLSGTEQDLRERVLANSALIEQGFEPRSTERSTPAGAVDIYGEDEAGRAVVVELKRRRVGPDAVGQLDRYVQALARELHADRELRGILVAPSATDRAHQLLAQQGYEFVALDPAPGDA comes from the coding sequence GTGTCCGACACAGGTGACGGTGACCAGACGCGCCCCGTGACGGCCCGGAATGGCCCTCTCGTCGATCCATCGCCCGAGCAGGCTCGCGAGTGCGTCGAGCGCGGGATCGATCGTGGTGCCCTCGTGACGGTCGTCGGCCGCTGTCGCGTCGAATACGACGGCCGGGCGAGTAGTACACTGGGGCCAGGCGACCGGTTGGTCGTCCTCAAACCCGATGGCACGGCGCTGGTCCACACCGACGAGGGCCACCAGCCAGTCAACTGGCAACCGCCAGGCTCGACCCACGAGGTCGCCACGATCGACGGCGAGGTCCGCATCGAGAGCCACCGCACCGGCCCCGACGAGGAGCTTCGCGTCACTTTCGGGGCTATCGAACACGTCGCACGCGTCGACGTGACCGATCCCGAGGACCTCTCGCTTTCGGGTACCGAGCAAGACCTCCGTGAGCGAGTCCTCGCGAACTCGGCCCTGATCGAGCAGGGCTTCGAACCGCGCTCGACCGAGCGATCGACGCCCGCCGGCGCGGTCGACATCTACGGTGAAGACGAGGCGGGCCGGGCCGTCGTCGTCGAACTCAAACGCCGCCGGGTCGGCCCGGACGCCGTTGGACAACTCGACCGGTACGTCCAGGCTCTCGCCCGTGAGCTGCACGCAGACCGGGAGTTGCGCGGCATCCTCGTCGCGCCGTCGGCGACCGATCGCGCCCACCAATTGCTCGCCCAGCAGGGTTACGAGTTCGTCGCCCTCGATCCGGCACCCGGCGACGCCTGA
- a CDS encoding DUF6735 family protein, with product MTDRALVVRTVTAGVRLEATVWHDDRVCPDGRLRAFDGDDRAPSLSAAVERLDFARYDGLYYQGPDGDWTAFLACWLAVEPWTGDPTPEPRGDGAVVERRTARDAQALRSWVRAAKGSLVDEIATGTLPPGEARSRLLGALRRRAGDRRVIVAAPAGVQRSRR from the coding sequence GTGACTGATCGCGCCCTGGTCGTGCGAACGGTGACTGCTGGCGTTCGACTCGAAGCGACTGTCTGGCACGACGACCGCGTGTGTCCCGATGGCCGACTGCGCGCTTTCGACGGTGACGACCGTGCTCCGTCGCTGTCCGCAGCAGTCGAACGGCTGGACTTCGCCCGGTACGACGGCCTGTACTATCAGGGGCCAGACGGCGACTGGACCGCTTTTCTCGCCTGCTGGCTCGCGGTCGAACCGTGGACGGGGGATCCGACGCCCGAGCCGCGTGGCGACGGGGCCGTCGTCGAACGCCGAACCGCGCGGGACGCTCAGGCACTGCGATCCTGGGTTCGGGCTGCGAAGGGCTCTCTCGTGGATGAGATTGCCACCGGAACACTGCCGCCGGGCGAGGCCCGATCACGACTGCTCGGGGCACTTCGCCGACGTGCCGGGGATCGGCGGGTGATCGTCGCCGCCCCGGCAGGCGTCCAGCGCTCAAGACGGTGA
- the lysW gene encoding lysine biosynthesis protein LysW: MSDCPECGAEVSLHDNVEVGEIVDCATCGAELEVVAVDPATLEPAPELEEDWGE, translated from the coding sequence ATGAGTGACTGCCCGGAGTGTGGGGCGGAAGTATCCCTACACGACAACGTCGAAGTCGGAGAGATCGTCGACTGTGCAACCTGTGGCGCGGAACTGGAAGTCGTCGCCGTCGACCCGGCGACGCTCGAACCTGCCCCGGAACTGGAAGAAGACTGGGGCGAGTAA
- a CDS encoding DUF2249 domain-containing protein, which yields MSDAPADIDLDALLEASDAPETHAVVELDVRTLGPPKPLRKTLEASADLADEEVLVQYNDRTPQHLYPKLDDRGLTYETVESEDVTVTLVWNGDD from the coding sequence ATGAGCGACGCTCCCGCCGACATCGATCTGGACGCCCTCCTCGAAGCGAGTGACGCGCCGGAGACACATGCGGTGGTCGAACTCGACGTTCGGACGCTCGGGCCGCCAAAGCCACTCCGGAAAACCCTGGAGGCCAGTGCCGACCTGGCCGACGAGGAGGTTCTGGTTCAGTACAACGACCGCACGCCCCAACACCTCTACCCGAAACTCGACGATCGTGGCCTGACCTACGAGACCGTCGAAAGTGAGGACGTGACCGTCACGCTCGTCTGGAACGGCGACGACTAA